A single window of Arcobacter venerupis DNA harbors:
- a CDS encoding methyltransferase domain-containing protein: MKRITNESMFEIISYLEEELKNKNEVLFEVLNPDIKIDIYAGEIIKLENQEFVYRSYKSWTDLAELLFSKLLIVSIKVQTVVIKLQKLNKNDSFHKDLNDEKNEKYGELSTFFRINKNEEPAFLYAYINALKNVKIEEKRNILNLGINKADEFEIIKKLVDEDVLKQMHFIGIDYSSSAIEYSKKRFPQDNFNFYNQDINKLEELNLKKADLIISIGTLQSSGLNFKLLFMDLIQNYLEDKGSIILGFPNCRWINGEMIYGAKAANYSYSEQSVLYKDVYFCKKYLQQKKYRVTLTGKNYLFLTATSIK, from the coding sequence ATGAAAAGAATTACCAATGAATCGATGTTTGAGATAATCTCTTATTTAGAAGAAGAACTAAAAAATAAAAATGAAGTTTTATTTGAAGTATTAAATCCAGATATAAAAATAGATATTTATGCAGGAGAGATAATAAAATTAGAAAATCAAGAATTTGTTTATAGATCTTATAAATCATGGACTGATTTAGCTGAATTATTGTTTTCAAAATTGTTAATTGTTTCTATAAAGGTCCAAACAGTTGTTATAAAACTACAAAAATTAAATAAAAATGATTCATTTCATAAAGATTTAAATGATGAAAAAAATGAAAAATATGGTGAATTATCAACTTTTTTCAGAATTAATAAAAATGAAGAACCAGCTTTTTTATATGCTTATATAAATGCTTTGAAAAATGTAAAAATTGAAGAAAAAAGAAATATTTTAAATTTAGGAATAAATAAAGCAGATGAATTTGAAATAATAAAAAAGTTAGTAGATGAAGATGTTCTAAAGCAGATGCATTTTATAGGAATTGATTACTCTTCTAGTGCTATTGAATATTCTAAAAAAAGATTTCCACAAGATAATTTTAATTTTTATAATCAGGATATTAATAAATTAGAGGAATTAAATCTAAAAAAAGCAGATTTAATTATTTCAATAGGAACTCTTCAAAGTTCAGGATTAAATTTTAAATTGTTATTTATGGATTTAATTCAAAATTATTTAGAAGATAAAGGTTCAATAATATTAGGTTTTCCCAATTGTAGATGGATAAATGGAGAGATGATTTATGGAGCAAAAGCTGCAAATTATTCATATAGTGAACAATCTGTTTTATATAAAGATGTTTATTTTTGTAAAAAATATCTTCAACAAAAGAAATATAGAGTTACTTTAACTGGAAAAAATTATCTTTTTTTAACTGCAACTTCAATTAAATAG
- a CDS encoding disulfide oxidoreductase: MSLDLSKRSDSLSLAFIFLAFLVSLVATLGSLFFSQIMNFIPCSLCWYQRIFMYPLVFLFLINLLFPDDKIFKYTFPIVLIGWSISIYHNLLMYKIIPEDLSPCVQGVPCSTMYINWLGFITIPLLSFFAYTIILILLIILKKEINEK, translated from the coding sequence ATGTCTTTAGATTTATCTAAAAGGTCAGACTCTTTGAGTTTGGCCTTTATTTTTTTGGCTTTTTTAGTCTCTTTAGTAGCAACATTAGGAAGTCTTTTTTTTTCACAAATAATGAATTTCATACCTTGCTCTTTATGTTGGTATCAAAGAATATTTATGTATCCTTTAGTATTTTTATTTTTAATAAATTTACTTTTTCCTGATGATAAAATATTTAAATATACTTTTCCAATAGTATTAATAGGTTGGAGTATCTCAATTTATCATAATTTATTAATGTATAAAATTATTCCTGAAGATTTATCACCTTGTGTTCAAGGTGTGCCTTGTTCAACTATGTATATTAATTGGTTAGGATTTATTACAATCCCTTTGTTATCTTTTTTTGCTTATACTATCATCCTTATTTTATTAATAATTTTAAAAAAGGAAATAAATGAAAAATAA
- a CDS encoding thioredoxin domain-containing protein, with protein sequence MKNKKLVGITLFVLVVLFIALGYFYKNSQNNKESSLVSSNTTSLVKQQSISFGENKQNVTVVEFLDPECESCALFYPIMRKLYKEHYSDIKLVIRYLANHKNSKFAIQILEASREQNKYEEVLNIIFEKQSLWADHNNEKPELLWTFLSQIDGLNIDKLKEDMKNPKIDEILNNDAKDAKDLEVRGTPTVFVNNKKLQRLSEKDLFDLVETEIYK encoded by the coding sequence ATGAAAAATAAAAAATTAGTAGGAATAACTCTATTTGTTTTAGTAGTTTTATTCATTGCATTAGGCTATTTTTACAAAAATAGTCAAAATAATAAAGAATCTTCTCTTGTATCTTCAAATACAACATCTTTGGTAAAACAACAATCAATATCATTTGGTGAAAATAAACAAAATGTTACAGTAGTTGAATTTTTAGACCCAGAATGTGAATCTTGCGCACTTTTTTATCCAATAATGAGAAAACTTTATAAAGAGCATTATTCTGATATAAAATTAGTAATTAGATATTTAGCGAATCATAAAAATTCAAAATTTGCTATTCAAATTCTTGAAGCTTCACGAGAACAAAATAAATACGAAGAAGTGTTAAATATTATCTTTGAAAAACAGTCACTTTGGGCAGACCATAATAATGAAAAACCAGAATTATTATGGACATTTTTATCACAAATAGATGGATTAAATATTGATAAATTAAAAGAAGATATGAAAAATCCTAAAATAGATGAAATTTTAAATAACGATGCAAAAGATGCAAAAGATTTAGAAGTTAGAGGAACACCAACGGTTTTTGTAAATAATAAAAAGTTACAAAGATTATCTGAAAAAGATTTATTCGATTTAGTTGAAACAGAAATTTACAAATAA